The genome window GTTGAAGAGAAACGCGGGGCCGCAAAAATATGCGCGAATCGGTTGAAGTGAATCGCGTAGCTGTTCAGGTGGTAAATTCCGGAGGGCGGAAGCCAATGAGCAAGGTCAATCAGACATGGGGAATCGCTTGGGTCCGGCCAGAAATGTGGCTGGCATCTTGCACCCTCAGTCTTTTCCTCATCGGGACGGGCTCGGCTATCGCGCAGACGACCGCCGATCCGCCGGCCGGGACAGAAGCTCCGGGTGCTGCGGAAGTTCCCGAAAACACGACCGGCGCGGAGATCCGGCCTGGAGCGCCCACCCCGCAAGCCGCGCCGCCGGACACCTCCCTGACGCCCGAACAGCGCCGGCAAGCCGCGGTGCAGCAGTTTCTGACCACTATCGCCCTTACGAAGAACAACCTCGGCGCTGTGTATTTCGAGCAGGGGCTGTACGACAGCGCCCAGGTCCATCTCGAACACGCCCTGGAGATCGCGCCGGGTTTCGCCGCCGCCTACCTCACGATGGGACTGGTACACCACGCCAGGGGGGATTCGGCCGCCGCGCTGGATGCGTTCATCAAGACCGTAGAGGGCGATACGCTCAGCGTCGCGCGCATGAGCACCGTACCGCCCGATACCGTCTATGCCTGGGCTCGAAGCCAGTACGACCGGATGATGGTGGGGATACCGAACCTGGCCGCGGCCCATACCGACATGGCGATCGCGTACAACCAGGGCGGGTACCTCAACGAAGCGGTCCACCACTACCTGCAGGCGATCGAGAACGATTCCTCTTACGTCGACGCCTACACGAATCTCGGCAAGGTCTATTCCGATACCGAGGAATACGAGCAGTCGGCCGAGGCCTACGAGAAAGTGCTCACCCTGTCGCCCCCGGAGGATCAGCTGCCCAGGATCCATCTCAATCTCGGCGTCGCCTACATGGGCCTGGAGCGCGTCGACGACGCGATCGCGGAATGGGAACGGGCCGCCGCGCTCGCTCCTGGCTACATGGACGCCTACATGAACCTGGGGACCGCCTACCAGAGCAAGAACATGCCGGACAGCACGCGGGCCGTCTGGGAAAGGGCTCTGGAGGTCGGAGGTCAGTCAGTCGTGCCCCGCGTGGCGCTTGCCCGCCTGGCCTTCGCCGAAGGCCGCCTTCCCGATGCCCTGCGTTACTACGGGGAGATCCTCGACCTGGGCGCGAGAGACCCGCGTATTTCCGCGGAAATCGCCCTGGTACACGAGCGGATGGAAGACTTCGACCAGGCGATCACAAACTATGAACAGGCCCTTGAGCTTGTGCCGGATAACGCGCAGCTGAAAGCCGCGTTGAACCGGGTCCGGCGGATCGTGGAGGAGCGGACGAAGGCCATCGAATCCAAC of Gemmatimonadota bacterium contains these proteins:
- a CDS encoding tetratricopeptide repeat protein, producing the protein MRESVEVNRVAVQVVNSGGRKPMSKVNQTWGIAWVRPEMWLASCTLSLFLIGTGSAIAQTTADPPAGTEAPGAAEVPENTTGAEIRPGAPTPQAAPPDTSLTPEQRRQAAVQQFLTTIALTKNNLGAVYFEQGLYDSAQVHLEHALEIAPGFAAAYLTMGLVHHARGDSAAALDAFIKTVEGDTLSVARMSTVPPDTVYAWARSQYDRMMVGIPNLAAAHTDMAIAYNQGGYLNEAVHHYLQAIENDSSYVDAYTNLGKVYSDTEEYEQSAEAYEKVLTLSPPEDQLPRIHLNLGVAYMGLERVDDAIAEWERAAALAPGYMDAYMNLGTAYQSKNMPDSTRAVWERALEVGGQSVVPRVALARLAFAEGRLPDALRYYGEILDLGARDPRISAEIALVHERMEDFDQAITNYEQALELVPDNAQLKAALNRVRRIVEERTKAIESNKIRVRQIVVATREAADAVMDRLTAGADFAELARETSIDSSRDSGGDLGFFGPGEMIPEFEQAAMGLEVGELSGVVQTPMGFHIIKRIE